A single Panthera uncia isolate 11264 chromosome E2 unlocalized genomic scaffold, Puncia_PCG_1.0 HiC_scaffold_19, whole genome shotgun sequence DNA region contains:
- the YIF1B gene encoding protein YIF1B isoform X3, with translation MHPAGLAAAGTPRQPSKRRIPVSQPGMADPHQLFDDTSSAQSRGYGAQRAPGGLGYAPASASPQEAFLADPVSNMAMAYGSSLAAQGKELVDKNIDRFIPVTKLKYYFAVDTMYVGKKLGLLFFPYLHQDWEVQYQQDTPVAPRFDVNAPDLYIPAMAFITYVLVAGLALGTQDRFSPDLLGLQASSALAWLTLEVLAILLSLYLVTVNTDLTTIDLVAFLGYKYVGMIGGVLMGLLFGKIGYYLVLGWCCVSIFVFMIRTLRLKILAEAAAEGVPVRGARNQLRMYLTMAVAAAQPLLMYWLTFHLVR, from the exons CGTCAAAGCGGAGGATCCCGGTGTCCCAGCCGGGCATGGCTGACCCCCACCAGCTTTTCGATGACACAAGTTCGGCCCAGAGCCGGGGCTATGGGGCCCAGCGGGCACCTGGAGGCCTGGGCTACGCGCCAGCCTCTGCATCGCCCCAGGAGGCCTTCCTGGCCGATCCTGTGTCCAACATGGCCATGGCCTACGGGAGCAGCCTGGCCGCACAGGGCAAGGAGCTGGTGGATAAGAAC attGACCGCTTCATCCCCGTCACCAAGCTCAAGTATTACTTTGCCGTGGACACCATGTACGTGGGCAAGAAGCTAGGCCTGCTCTTCTTCCCCTACCTGCACCAG GACTGGGAAGTACAGTACCAGCAGGACACACCAGTCGCCCCCCGCTTTGACGTCAATGCTCCTGACCTCTACATTCCAG CTATGGCTTTCATCACCTATGTCTTGGTGGCTGGCCTGGCGCTGGGGACCCAGGATAG GTTCTCCCCAGACCTCCTGGGGCTGCAGGCGAGCTCTGCGCTGGCCTGGCTGACATTGGAGGTGCTGGCCATCCTGCTCAGTCTCTACCTGGTCACTGTCAACACCGACCTCACCACTATCGATCTGGTGGCCTTCTTGGGCTACAAATATGTTGG gatGATTGGCGGGGTCCTTATGGGCCTGCTCTTTGGGAAGATTGGCTACTACCTGGTGCTGGGCTGGTGCTGCGTGTCTATCTTTGTGTTCATG atCCGGACGCTGCGGCTGAAGATCCTGGCGGAGGCAGCGGCCGAGGGAGTCCCGGTGCGCGGGGCCAGGAACCAGCTGCGCATGTATCTGACCATGGCCGTGGCGGCGGCGCAGCCCCTGCTCATGTACTGGCTCACCTTCCACCTGGTGCGGTGA
- the CE2H19orf33 gene encoding immortalization up-regulated protein, with amino-acid sequence MEFDLAAALDSTSKKPQGTAQVGDHKHSTPKVQGPSEAGAADKPKHGHGHRSSSDSSSSSSSGDSDVEAKPHAAASDKHKSTAGKVKKPKVKKQKKKEKAKKEVPH; translated from the exons ATGGAGTTCGACCTGGCTGCAG CCCTGGACTCCACCTCCAAGAAGCCACAGGGGACAGCCCAGGTGGGAGACCACAAACACAGCACCCCCAAAGTTCAGGGCCCGTCAGAGGCCGGGGCGGCAGATAAACCGAAG CATGGCCACGGTCACCGCAGCTCCTCAgactccagcagcagcagcagctccgGCGACTCGGACGTGGAAGCAAAG CCTCACGCTGCCGCGTCGGACAAGCACAAAAGCACAGCCGGCAAGGTCAAGAAGCCCAAGGTgaaaaagcagaagaagaaagaaaaggcgaAGAAAGAGGTTCCTCACTGA
- the YIF1B gene encoding protein YIF1B isoform X2: MHPAGLAAAGTPRQRKWPSKRRIPVSQPGMADPHQLFDDTSSAQSRGYGAQRAPGGLGYAPASASPQEAFLADPVSNMAMAYGSSLAAQGKELVDKNIDRFIPVTKLKYYFAVDTMYVGKKLGLLFFPYLHQDWEVQYQQDTPVAPRFDVNAPDLYIPAMAFITYVLVAGLALGTQDRFSPDLLGLQASSALAWLTLEVLAILLSLYLVTVNTDLTTIDLVAFLGYKYVGMIGGVLMGLLFGKIGYYLVLGWCCVSIFVFMIRTLRLKILAEAAAEGVPVRGARNQLRMYLTMAVAAAQPLLMYWLTFHLVR; encoded by the exons CGTCAAAGCGGAGGATCCCGGTGTCCCAGCCGGGCATGGCTGACCCCCACCAGCTTTTCGATGACACAAGTTCGGCCCAGAGCCGGGGCTATGGGGCCCAGCGGGCACCTGGAGGCCTGGGCTACGCGCCAGCCTCTGCATCGCCCCAGGAGGCCTTCCTGGCCGATCCTGTGTCCAACATGGCCATGGCCTACGGGAGCAGCCTGGCCGCACAGGGCAAGGAGCTGGTGGATAAGAAC attGACCGCTTCATCCCCGTCACCAAGCTCAAGTATTACTTTGCCGTGGACACCATGTACGTGGGCAAGAAGCTAGGCCTGCTCTTCTTCCCCTACCTGCACCAG GACTGGGAAGTACAGTACCAGCAGGACACACCAGTCGCCCCCCGCTTTGACGTCAATGCTCCTGACCTCTACATTCCAG CTATGGCTTTCATCACCTATGTCTTGGTGGCTGGCCTGGCGCTGGGGACCCAGGATAG GTTCTCCCCAGACCTCCTGGGGCTGCAGGCGAGCTCTGCGCTGGCCTGGCTGACATTGGAGGTGCTGGCCATCCTGCTCAGTCTCTACCTGGTCACTGTCAACACCGACCTCACCACTATCGATCTGGTGGCCTTCTTGGGCTACAAATATGTTGG gatGATTGGCGGGGTCCTTATGGGCCTGCTCTTTGGGAAGATTGGCTACTACCTGGTGCTGGGCTGGTGCTGCGTGTCTATCTTTGTGTTCATG atCCGGACGCTGCGGCTGAAGATCCTGGCGGAGGCAGCGGCCGAGGGAGTCCCGGTGCGCGGGGCCAGGAACCAGCTGCGCATGTATCTGACCATGGCCGTGGCGGCGGCGCAGCCCCTGCTCATGTACTGGCTCACCTTCCACCTGGTGCGGTGA